The Thermococcus sp. M39 sequence ATTCCCTGCTGATCATTTAATCGGTGGCCTAAACTTGTATCCATAGAGGATTATTCCATCCTCGTTGAATTCCCTTATCTTCCTCGTGACCATCTCAACCTCCATGCCGAAGGTAATTTCTTCTGGGTCAACGTCTGTGAGCTGGGCCAAAATTATTGGACCCTCTTCAAGCTCAATCAATGCTAGTGGATAGGGCTTGTAATATTCAAAGCCGCTTGGAGGGTTTCTCACAATAGTCCAGCTGATGACCTTTCCTCTTCCGCTGAGCTGTATCTCTTCCATCTCTCTGCTTCCACACTCATTACACACTTGTCTTGGAGGGAAGTGAATCTTTCCGCACTTTTTGCACTTACTTCCAACTAGGCGGTACTTCTCTTTAAAGTGTCTCCAAAATCTTGAAACTTGCATGGGCTTTCCCATTTTCAAACCCTCCTAAGGATTGTTACGGTTATGTTTGAACCCGTTCCTCCGATGTTCTGCGTTAGTGCAATCTCTGCATCGGGCACTTGATTTGGTGCTTCTCCTCTGAGCTGTAAAGCTGCTTCAACGGTCTGATAAACTCCTGTTGCACCAACTGGGTGTCCTCTTGCCTTAAGTCCACCCATTGTTTGGATTGGATAATCACCGTCAATCGCGATCTGCCCTTCCTTAGCCAGCTCCGCACCCTTACCGCGTTCAGCAGCACCTACGGCTTCCAAGCTTAAAGCGGCCATTATTGTGAATGCATCGTGAATCTCAAACAAATCAATGTCCTTGACATCTACACCGGCCATCTTGTAGGCTCTCTCGGCTGCAACTTTAGCAGCTTTAAGCGTGAGCAAGTCCTTCCTGTTGGCCAAGTTGATTGTATCAATTGCCCTTCCCATTCCAGCTATCTCAACCCACTTTTCTTTTGGAATTCCAAGCTCTTTTGCCTTCTCTGGGGTTGTTATGATAACAGCTGCAGCGCCATCACAGACTGGAGAGGCATCAAACAGCTTGAGTGGGTCAGCTATATATGGACTCTTAAGCACAGTCTCGACCTTTATTGGCTTCTTGAACATTGCATATGGGTTCTTTGCACCATTTATGTGAGCGTTAACAGCGAATAAAGCCAAATCCTCCTCTGTATAACCATAGGTGTGCATGTAGTAGCGCATAACAAGAGCATTTAAAGCGACAAAGCTCGCTCCATGGAATAGCTCCCATTCAGCATCAGAAGCATAAGCCAAGTATCTTGTAGCATCACTTGGCCATACATCTGTCATCTTTTCTACTCCAACGACGGCAACAACGTCTTCAAGGCCGCTCATGACAGCTTTAGCACCTTCTTGAACTGCAGCTCCTCCAGAGGCACAAGCGGCCTCAATTTTTACAGCTGGAATGTGTCCCAAACCAGCCCAGTCTGCAATAAGTGCACCTAGGTTTTCCTGTTCAACGAAGGGCCCAGAAATCATGTTTCCTACATAGAGGGAATCAACTTTGTCAATGTTAGCGTCCTCCATTGCATTCAGCAAAGCCTCAACGGCCAAATCTCTCAGGCTTGTCTTCCAGTGCTCTCCAACGGGAGTCATGCCAACTCCAATTATTACAGCCTTTCTCATCTCAACCACCTCACATAATGAGCTTTCCTCTGTGCTTCACGTACAGTGCATAGTCAATGTACTTCTTCCTGTTTATGTAGTCCCATGTCTTCGGTGCTAAGTCTCTCTTTTCCTCAATTGCATCTTGCACGACTAAGCTGAAAGCGTCGCTTCCTGCTCCCGAGCCAAAGCTAACCCAAAGGATTCTCTCGCCTGGCTTTGCTATGTCTAAAACAGCAGAAACTCCAACTAAAGTTGCACCGCTGTATGTGTTGCCTATCACTCCGCTGAGAAGACCTGGTTTAACTTTCTCAACTGGAATACCCAAAATCTTGGCTACCGTGAGTGGGAACTTAACGTTTGGTTGGTGGAAGACAGCGTAGTCGAAGTCATTAACAGTTAAGCCAAGTTCTTCCATCAATCCTTTGGCGGCACTAATTACATGGTGGAAGTAAGCTGGCTCTCCAGTGAATCTGTTTCCGTGTCTTGGGTAGTGCTCATGCTGTCTTCTCCAGAAGTCTGGGGTGTCCGTAACGTAGGAGTAGCTTCCCTCAAAGTACGCTAAAGTTTCTGAGCTCTTCTCTCCAACGATGTAAGCTGCTCCTCCAGCTGCGGCTGTAAATTCTAAGTGATCGCCAGGTCTTCCTTGGGCAGTGTCAGCTCCAATTGCCATAGCATATTCTGCCATTCCAGAGCCAACAAAACCTATTGCTGCTTGCAATGCTTCAGTTCCAGCTTTACATGCAAATTCAAAATCAGCAGCGTCTAAATCTGGAGTTGCTCCAATTGCTTCGGCTATAACAGTTGCAGAAGGCTTAACTGCGTAAGGTTTTGACTCAGAACCAAACCAGATTGCCCTAATAAGTTTGGGGTCGATTTTAGCCCTCTTTAAGGCGTTTCTTGCTGCCTCAATTCCTATTGTTAATGCATCCTCATCGAGGTTGTTCACAGCTTTCTCTTCAATTGGGAATCCGCTAACTCCCCACACTCTGCCGATTTCGGCATTTTTGATTCTGAACATAGGTATATACGCGCCATAACCCACAATGCCGACATCTTTAATTGGCTTCAGCAGTTTTCTCATTGGCATCACCTGTAAAAAGCGTTGAACTTGATGTTCTTTGGGAAATAGCTAACCCCCTTATAAAAGTCTTTCGGTAAAAGGTCAATTGTTCTTCGTCAATTAGCGATAGGAAGTAATATATACCACTATTGATAGTTAAGACTAGGTGATTTTTGTGAAGTATGAGATAAAACATAGGCCAAGTTTTAGTTTGGTTGAAGTTGAATTGGAGAAAGGGGAAGCACTACAAGCGGAATCTGGTGCTATGGTTTTTATGAGTCCGAATATTAAGATAGAAACGAAAGCAAAAGGTGGAATTTTTGGAGCGCTCAAGAGGTCTCTTTTAGCTGGAGAAAGCTTTTTCATAAACATTTTCAGAGCTGAGGGTGGGACTGGAAAAATAGGGCTTGCACCTCCCTATCCTGGCGACATTGAGGCTTTTGAGATTGACGGAACACTATATGCTCAGAGCGGGGCGTTTTTGGCAAGCTCTGCTGAGATAAACATTGACACAAAGTGGGGAGGAGCAAAGACGTTTTTTGCCAGAGAGGGTTTGTTCCTTCTGAAAATGAGCGGGAGAGGTGTGGTGTTCCTCTCAAGCTACGGCGCAATTCAGAAAGTTGAGCTGAAGGACGAGCACTTTATCTTGGACACGGGGCATTTAGTTGCATTCAGTGAAGGATTGGATTTTAAAGTAAGGAGAGTTGGTGGGTTAAAGAGCACTCTCCTGAGTGGAGAAGGTTTAGTGGCGGAGTTCTATGGAACAGGAACTCTTTACATTCAGACAAGAAGCTTGGACAGCTTTTTAAGTTGGATTATTCCTCACTTGCCATCAAAAGACTAAAGTGCTTTTCTCTTTAACTTTTTAAGAAGGGAAAGGAAAAACTAAGCTTTTTCAACTTCAACACAGACAGGGGTTTCGTTCATTATGTTGTCTCCTACCGGGCATCTCTCTTCAACTTTAGCTATCCATTCTTTGAGCTTCTCATCTTCGACGTTTCCTTGAACTTTCACTTTAACCTTAATCTCCTTATATCCGGCTCTTTCTTCAACATTTTTACCCATTAGCTTGTCTGTGTTAATTCTTCCCTCTATTTCCACAACAATTTTCTCTATGTTAAGGTTCATTTCCCGAGCTACCATGAATCCAACTATGTTTATGCAGCCTGCCAATGCCGCAAGAATGTATTCGAGAGGGCTTGAATCCTCTTTGTCAACAATATACTCTGTTTTCTTTCCTTTAACTATCATCCTTGTCGAAGAAACGCTTTCACCAGTAACAGAAACTTTAATTGTAGGCATGGATATCACCACTTATAAATAAACAATCTTCTGATATAAAAAGGCTTTTTCAACCTTTAGTTCCTGATGCTAGGTTTTTAACGGCTTAACTTGGAGGGAATATTCCCCACCTCAATCTCTCCTGAAGCAGAAGCTTAGGTTTAAAAGCTCAATCCTTTTATATCCCTTTAGCAAAATGATAAGAAGGTGATGCTGATGAAAGCTTACATAAGCGAAAACGTTCAAGGGATTTATGCCTTCGATGAGAGCGGCAACTTGATCGCCAAGAGAGAGTACAGAGAAAAGCCTGAGATAGCTTTAGATAAGCTCTTATCTGGTGAGATTACTGATGATCTAATAGCATTTCTCGAAGAGCTCAAAGAGAAAGGTTATGATGAGTTCGTTTTTGAGCACCCTGACTTAAGCAGAGCTGTTAAAGAGCTTGGCTTTAATGCAGATGCAGAATTTCCAAATTTGGCTGGAGAAATACTTAGAGAGAAACCGGAAGAGTTCCTCGGCAAGGAGTGGTTTGAGCGCTATTATTCTGTTGGCGTGGCTTTAACTCGTTTAAGGATTCAGGAGCAGAGCGGTGCAAGGGATAAGATGGTGATTCAGGCAATTGAAGCTTTGGATGACATTGATAAGGTCATAAACTTGCTCGTCTCAAGGCTTAGGGAGTGGCACTCACTTCACTTCCCAGAGCTTGATGAGATTTTACCAAAGCACCCGCAGTATGTTGCATTTGTTAAGAACATAGGCCACAGAGAGAATGCAACTAAAGAAAACCTTGAGAAACTTGGCTTTAGCGAAGGCAAAATCGAGAAGATTCTCAAGGCTAAAGAAAAGACCATGGGTGCATGGATGGATGAAAAGGACATCAAGATAATTCAAGATTTCGCTAAAGAAATTGATGACCTCTACAAGCTTAGAGAGGAGATTGAAGATTACATTGACAGGGCAATGGATGACGTGGCACCAAACCTCAAAGGTCTTGTTGGTGCAAAGCTTGCCGCTCGTCTGATAAGCTTAGCTGGCGGGCTGAAAGAGCTGGCAATGATGCCATCTTCAACAATTCAAGTCCTCGGTGCTGAAAAAGCTCTCTTCAGGCACTTAAGGACTGGTGCCAAGCCGCCAAAGCACGGTGTTATCTACCAGTACCCAGCAATCAACAAGTCTCCATGGTGGCAGCGTGGAAAGATTGCAAGAGCATTGGCTGGTAAGTTAGCAATCGCCGCTCGTGTGGACTACTTCTCAGGTGAATACATAGCTGAGGAGCTAAAGAAAGAGCTTGAGGCAAGGATCAAGGAAATCAAAGAGAAGTATCCGAATCCACCAAAGAGAAAGGAGAAGCCGAAGAAGAAAAAGAAGGAGAAGTTCAAGAAGGGCAAGAAGTTCAAGGGGAAGGAAAAAGGAAAGAAGTTCAAAGGCGGAAAAGAGAAGGGTAAAAAAAGGAGGTGAGGTAGATGAAGATTAAAAAGCACAAATTCCCTGGCGTTTATATATTCATTGATGAGGATGGAAGCGAGAAAATTGCAACTAAGAATTTAGTTCCGGGACAGAAAGTTTATGGAGAGAGGATAGTTAAGTGGGAAGGTGAAGAATACAGAATTTGGAATCCAAGGAGGTCAAAGCTCGGTGCTGCAATAATGAACGGTCTCAAAAACTTCCCCATCAAACCTGGAAAGAGCGTCCTCTATTTGGGAATTGCAAGTGGTACAACCGCTTCTCACGTGAGTGATATCATCGGATGGGAGGGCAAAATATTTGGAATTGAGTTTTCACCGAGAGTCTTGAGAGAGCTCGTGCCGATAGTTGAGGAAAGGAGGAACATAATTCCAATCCTTGGGGATGCAACGAAGCCCGAGGAATACAGGGCGTTGGTTACAAAGGTTGATGTGATCTTTGAGGACGTTGCTCAGCCAACGCAGGCAAAAATCCTAATTGACAACGCAAAGGCTTACCTCAAGAGCGGCGGCTACGGAATGATTGCCGTTAAGAGCAGGAGCATTGATGTTACGAAGGAGCCAGAAGAAGTTTTCAAGATGGTTGAAAAAGAATTAAGCGAGTACTTTGAGATTGTTGAGCGCATTTCTTTGGAGCCATACGAAAAAGACCATGCACTCTTTGTGGTCAGAAAGCCTTGATTTCTTATTTCTTTTTGGTTTTTATTCCTGACATGAGATTTGAAGTATTGTAAAAAAATAAAGTGTCAGTCCTCCCAAGGCTCCGTATACTTGAAAGCCCAACCAAACTCTTCCTTTAATATATCAATTGCTGCATACGGAGGAATGACG is a genomic window containing:
- a CDS encoding Zn-ribbon domain-containing OB-fold protein — protein: MGKPMQVSRFWRHFKEKYRLVGSKCKKCGKIHFPPRQVCNECGSREMEEIQLSGRGKVISWTIVRNPPSGFEYYKPYPLALIELEEGPIILAQLTDVDPEEITFGMEVEMVTRKIREFNEDGIILYGYKFRPPIK
- a CDS encoding thiolase domain-containing protein, coding for MRKAVIIGVGMTPVGEHWKTSLRDLAVEALLNAMEDANIDKVDSLYVGNMISGPFVEQENLGALIADWAGLGHIPAVKIEAACASGGAAVQEGAKAVMSGLEDVVAVVGVEKMTDVWPSDATRYLAYASDAEWELFHGASFVALNALVMRYYMHTYGYTEEDLALFAVNAHINGAKNPYAMFKKPIKVETVLKSPYIADPLKLFDASPVCDGAAAVIITTPEKAKELGIPKEKWVEIAGMGRAIDTINLANRKDLLTLKAAKVAAERAYKMAGVDVKDIDLFEIHDAFTIMAALSLEAVGAAERGKGAELAKEGQIAIDGDYPIQTMGGLKARGHPVGATGVYQTVEAALQLRGEAPNQVPDAEIALTQNIGGTGSNITVTILRRV
- a CDS encoding hydroxymethylglutaryl-CoA synthase → MRKLLKPIKDVGIVGYGAYIPMFRIKNAEIGRVWGVSGFPIEEKAVNNLDEDALTIGIEAARNALKRAKIDPKLIRAIWFGSESKPYAVKPSATVIAEAIGATPDLDAADFEFACKAGTEALQAAIGFVGSGMAEYAMAIGADTAQGRPGDHLEFTAAAGGAAYIVGEKSSETLAYFEGSYSYVTDTPDFWRRQHEHYPRHGNRFTGEPAYFHHVISAAKGLMEELGLTVNDFDYAVFHQPNVKFPLTVAKILGIPVEKVKPGLLSGVIGNTYSGATLVGVSAVLDIAKPGERILWVSFGSGAGSDAFSLVVQDAIEEKRDLAPKTWDYINRKKYIDYALYVKHRGKLIM
- a CDS encoding TIGR00266 family protein; the protein is MKYEIKHRPSFSLVEVELEKGEALQAESGAMVFMSPNIKIETKAKGGIFGALKRSLLAGESFFINIFRAEGGTGKIGLAPPYPGDIEAFEIDGTLYAQSGAFLASSAEINIDTKWGGAKTFFAREGLFLLKMSGRGVVFLSSYGAIQKVELKDEHFILDTGHLVAFSEGLDFKVRRVGGLKSTLLSGEGLVAEFYGTGTLYIQTRSLDSFLSWIIPHLPSKD
- a CDS encoding OsmC family protein → MPTIKVSVTGESVSSTRMIVKGKKTEYIVDKEDSSPLEYILAALAGCINIVGFMVAREMNLNIEKIVVEIEGRINTDKLMGKNVEERAGYKEIKVKVKVQGNVEDEKLKEWIAKVEERCPVGDNIMNETPVCVEVEKA
- a CDS encoding C/D box methylation guide ribonucleoprotein complex aNOP56 subunit (functions along with aFIB and aL7a; guides 2'-O-methylation of ribose to specific sites in RNAs), which gives rise to MKAYISENVQGIYAFDESGNLIAKREYREKPEIALDKLLSGEITDDLIAFLEELKEKGYDEFVFEHPDLSRAVKELGFNADAEFPNLAGEILREKPEEFLGKEWFERYYSVGVALTRLRIQEQSGARDKMVIQAIEALDDIDKVINLLVSRLREWHSLHFPELDEILPKHPQYVAFVKNIGHRENATKENLEKLGFSEGKIEKILKAKEKTMGAWMDEKDIKIIQDFAKEIDDLYKLREEIEDYIDRAMDDVAPNLKGLVGAKLAARLISLAGGLKELAMMPSSTIQVLGAEKALFRHLRTGAKPPKHGVIYQYPAINKSPWWQRGKIARALAGKLAIAARVDYFSGEYIAEELKKELEARIKEIKEKYPNPPKRKEKPKKKKKEKFKKGKKFKGKEKGKKFKGGKEKGKKRR
- a CDS encoding fibrillarin-like rRNA/tRNA 2'-O-methyltransferase, with the translated sequence MKIKKHKFPGVYIFIDEDGSEKIATKNLVPGQKVYGERIVKWEGEEYRIWNPRRSKLGAAIMNGLKNFPIKPGKSVLYLGIASGTTASHVSDIIGWEGKIFGIEFSPRVLRELVPIVEERRNIIPILGDATKPEEYRALVTKVDVIFEDVAQPTQAKILIDNAKAYLKSGGYGMIAVKSRSIDVTKEPEEVFKMVEKELSEYFEIVERISLEPYEKDHALFVVRKP